One Molothrus aeneus isolate 106 unplaced genomic scaffold, BPBGC_Maene_1.0 scaffold_19a, whole genome shotgun sequence genomic window carries:
- the LOC136569697 gene encoding serine/threonine-protein kinase pim-1-like has protein sequence MVNAIAAAAAAAAAVATAAEAEKQIIYNDLSLSLFPCLSLFLGLSLFLSLCLPFPLSGTLLPGSLARHPSPLPASLSSPRLPLPLPGRAMPPARPRPRAGLPRARPRPSRRGLASARLWPYWRWRCWAGISAWCGGGIAALRLRLARARPRPRGRLQPRARPRPRGRLQPRARPRPRPRLLPRPAEDTGGAAAAAASAGASLARAPPLGSAAAGPELPVPRCEERRPGHGRPGAAEGRSGAVAGPGPSADSRVPPAGTAHEAQKERYRLGSLLGLGGFGSVFAATRLSDGAPVAIKRVPRNRVRHWGELPDGSRAPLEIVLQAKVSTGFPGVVQLLEWFELPTHIVMVMERPERCQDLHRVIRARRFVPEEVARELFRQVLEAVRHCTSCGVLHRDIKPENIVLDLATGQAKLIDFGCGIYLQETAYTHFAGTPSYSPPEWNDFGWYHGEAATIWSLGILLHQMVCGEHPFRRGRNLSWGQLPLPQGLSQECKDLIWWCLSVNSLDRPTLEDLFCDPWVQDIPRP, from the exons ATGGTGAACGCCATTG cggcggcggcggcggcagcagcagcggtgGCAACAGCggcagaagcagaaaagcagataaTCTATAACgatctttctctttctctctttccttgtctttctctctttcttggtctttctctctttctgtctctgtgtctcCCTTTCCCGCTGTCGGGCACCCTTCTCCCGGGGTCCCTTGCCCGGcatccctctcctctccccgcctccctctcctctccccgcctccctctccccctgccgggccgggccatgcccccggcccgcccccggccccgggcggggctgccccgtgcccggccccgcccgtcCCGCCGCGGTCTCGCCTCCGCCCGGCTCTGGCCGTACTGGCGGTGGCGCTGCTGGGCAGGCATCAGTGCCTGGTGCGGGGGCGGCATCGCCGCCCTTCGCCTCCGCCTggcccgagcccggccccggccccgagGCAGGCTccagccccgagcccggccccggccccgagGCAGGCTccagccccgagcccggccccggccccggccccggctcctcCCGAGGCCCGCGGAGGACACAGGCGGCGCagccgctgccgccgcctccGCTGGGGCTTCCCTGGCCCGAGCTCCGCCGCTCGGCAGCGCGGCCGCTGGCCCCGAGCTTCCCGTGCCGCGTTGCGAGGAGCGAAGGCCTGGGCATGGCCGGCCCGGGGCGGCTGAGGGGCGCTCGGGGGCCGTTGCTGGCCCCGGGCCGAGCGCTGACAGCCGCGTCCCGCCCGCAGGGACGGCGCACGAGGCCCAGAAGGAGCGCTACCGCCTGGGGTCGCTGCTGGGGCTCGGAGGATTCGGCAGCGTCTTCGCGGCCACGCGGCTCTCGGACGGCGCCCCG GTGGCCATCAAGAGGGTGCCACGGAACCGCGTCCGGCACTGGGGCGAGCTG CCCGATGGCAGCAGGGCCCCTCTGGAGATCGTGCTGCAGGCCAAGGTGTCCACTGGCTTCCCTGGTgtggtgcagctgctggagtgGTTCGAGCTGCCCACCCACATCGTGATGGTGATGGAGCGGCCAGAGCGGTGTCAGGACCTGCATCGTGTCATTCGGGCACGGCGGTTCGTGCCCGAGGAGGTGGCGCGGGAGCTGTtccgccaggtgctggaggccgtgCGGCACTGCACCAGCTGCGGGGTCCTGCACAGGGATATCAAGCCCGAGAACATCGTGCTTGACCTGGCCACCGGGCAGGCCAAACTGATTGACTTTGGCTGTGGCATCTACCTGCAAGAGACAGCCTACACTCACTTTGCAG GAACACCGTCCTACAGCCCCCCGGAATGGAACGACTTTGGCTGGTACCATGGCGAGGCAGCAAcgatctggtccctgggcatcctgctgcacCAGATGGTCTGCGGGGAGCACCCTTTCAGGAGGGGCCGGAACCTCAGCTGGGGCCAGCTCCCGCTGCCACAAGGGCTCTCTCAAG AGTGCAAAGATCTGATCTGGTGGTGTTTATCCGTGAACTCCTTGGACAGACCCACATTAGAAGACCTGTTCTGTGATCCTTGGGTGCAGGATATTCCTCGGCCgtag